A window of the Rhea pennata isolate bPtePen1 chromosome 19, bPtePen1.pri, whole genome shotgun sequence genome harbors these coding sequences:
- the PYCR1 gene encoding pyrroline-5-carboxylate reductase 1, mitochondrial yields MSVGFIGAGQLAFALARGFTAAGILAAHKITASSPDTDLPTVSGLRKIGVNFTVSNKDTVKSSDVLFLAVKPPIIPFVLDEVGPDIEARHIVVSCAAGVTISSIEKKLSTFCPTPKVIRCMTNTPVIVREGATVYATGTHADVEDGKLLEQLMASVGFCTEVEEDLIDAVTGLSGSGPAYAFTALDALADGGVKMGLPRRLAVRLGAQALLGAAKMLLESEQHPGQLKDNVCSPGGATIHALHFLESGGFRSLLINAVEASCIRTRELQHLADQEKISPAAIKKTLLDKVKLESPSLSVASASKVSLFTSKSPSIKKN; encoded by the exons ATGAGCGTGGGGTTCATCGGAGCTGGGCAGCTCGCCTTCGCCCTGGCCCGGGGCTTCACGGCGGCAG GGATCCTGGCGGCGCACAAGATCACCGCGAGCTCCCCGGACACCGACCTGCCCACCGTGAGCGGGCTGCGG AAAATAGGCGTGAACTTCACGGTGAGCAACAAGGACACGGTGAAGAGCAGCGACGTGCTCTTCCTGGCCGTGAAGCCCCCTATCATCCCCTTCGTCCTGGATGAAGTCGGCCCTGACATCGAGGCTCGACACATCGTGGTCTCCTGTGCAGCTGGTGTCACCATTAGCTCCATTGAGAAG AAACTTTCTACCTTCTGCCCCACACCAAAAGTGATCAGGTGCATGACCAACACCCCTGTAATTGTCCGGGAAGGTGCTACAGTCTATGCCACTGGGACTCATGCAGATGTGGAGGATGGGAAGCTCTTGGAACAACTCATGGCCAGTGTAGGCTTCTGCACCGAAGTGGAAGAGGATCTGATAGATGCTGTCACGGGGCTCAGTGGCAGTGGCCCTGCGTAT GCATTCACTGCCCTGGATGCTTTGGCGGATGGAGGAGTGAAAATGGGACTTCCCCGCAGGCTTGCTGTTCGGCTTGGAGCTCAGGCGTTGCTG GGTGCTGCCAAAATGCTGTTGGAGTCTGAGCAGCACCCAGGTCAGCTAAAGGATAATGTCTGCTCTCCTGGAGGAGCCACCATCCATGCCCTGCACTTTCTGGAGAGCGGCGGCTTTCGCTCACTTCTCATCAATGCTGTGGAGGCTTCATGCATCCGGACAAG ggagctgcagcatttgGCAGACCAAGAGAAGATCTCCCCAGCAGCCATAAAGAAGACTTTGTTGGATAAGGTCAAGCTAGAATCTCCCTCTCTGTCTGTGGCATCTGCCAGCAAAGTCAGTCTGTTCACCAGTAAGAGCCCCAGCATCAAGAAGAACTGA